The following proteins are co-located in the Larus michahellis chromosome 9, bLarMic1.1, whole genome shotgun sequence genome:
- the FAAH2 gene encoding fatty-acid amide hydrolase 2 isoform X1: MALSRAERWLVLLLRLLSRACLALLALVAPAPPRAVPPPRRELLLLPARRLAARLRARQVTCVEVVEAYVERIKEVNPLINAVVKDRFEEALQEARQVDKLLSESPGNDYLEEKFPLLGVPITVKEAFSLHGMPNTSGLVNRRNVVATSDATVVSRLKQAGAIPLGVTNCSELCMWYESSNRVYGRTNNPYDLQRIVGGSSGGEGGVLAAACSVIGVGSDIGGSIRMPAFFNGVFGHKPTTGVVPNDGQFPNARGVRTSYLCTGPMCRYAEDLEPVLRVMAGPGVNKLKLNEKVSLEKIKFHCMDHDGGSVFVSPVDKEILQAQKKVVEHLESELGVQVQRVAIHKMKYSFQIWSAMMSSTDSNGQEAQLFTDLLGDHGKPVWPLWELMKWLVGMSSHTLPAIALGLTEKLMKLNPGANAKLVSMGKSLQEEMEALLGPDGVLLYPSHPTVAPRHHSPICTPFNFAYTAIFNVLGLPVTQCPLGLSSEGLPLGIQLVAASYNDHLTLAVARYLEKAFGGWVIPGKV; encoded by the exons ATGGCGCTGTCGCGCGCGGAGCGGTGGCTcgtgctgctgctgcggctgctgtcGCGCGCCTGCCTGGCGCTGCTGGCGCTCGTggcccccgcgccgccgcgcgctgtcccgccgccgcgccgcgagCTTCTGCTGCTGCCCGCGCGGCGGCTGGCGGCGCGGCTGCGCGCGAGACAG GTGACGTgcgtggaggtggtggaggcctaTGTGGAGCGGATCAAGGAGGTCAATCCCCTCATCAATGCTGTCGTTAAGGACAG GTTCGAGGAGGCCCTGCAGGAGGCCCGGCAGGTGGACAAGCTGCTGTCGGAGAGCCCTGGCAATGACTACCTGGAGGAGAAGTTCCCCTTGCTAGGGGTGCCCATCACTGTCAAGGAGGCCTTTTCTCTGCATG GGATGCCCAACACGTCTGGCTTGGTCAACCGCCGCAACGTGGTCGCCACCTCAGATGCCACAGTGGTGTCGCGGCTGAAGCAGGCCGGCGCCATCCCGCTGGGCGTCACCAACTGCAGTGAGCTCTGCATGTGGTATGAGTCCAGCAACAGGGTCTACGGCCGGACCAACAACCCCTACGACCTGCAGCGCATCGTGGGCGGCAGCTCAG gcggggagggcggcgtgctggcagctgcctgctccgTCATAGGTGTGGGCTCGGACATCGGCGGCAGCATACGGATGCCGGCCTTCTTCAACGGAGTCTTTGGCCATAAACCCACAACAG GGGTGGTCCCCAACGATGGCCAGTTCCCAAACGCTCGAGGCGTGCGGACCAGCTACCTGTGCACGGGGCCCATGTGCCGCTACGCCGAGGACCTGGAGCCTGTGCTGAGGGTCATGGCTGGTCCTGGAGTCAACAA GCTGAAGCTGAATGAAAAGGTGTcactggagaaaataaaatttcactgcATGGATCATGACGGCGGGTCTGTTTTTGTGTCGCCTGTGGACAAGGAGATCTTGCAGGCCCAAAAGAAG GTGGTGGAGCACCTCGAAAGCGAGCTGGGAGTCCAGGTTCAGCGCGTGGCAATCCACAAGATGAAGTATTCCTTCCAGATCTGGTCAGCCATGATGTCGTCCACGGACAGCAATGGGCAG GAGGCACAGCTCTTCACCGACCTGCTGGGGGATCATGGGAAGCCAGTGTGGCCGCTGTGGGAGCTGATGAAGTGGCTGGTGGGGATGTCTTCCCACACTCTGCCAGCTATAG cactggggctgACAGAGAAGCTGATGAAACTCAACCCTGGTGCGAATGCCAAGCTGGTGAGCATGGGGAAGAGCctgcaggaggagatggaggcCCTGCTGGGGCCGGATGGGGTGCTCCtgtacccctcccaccccaccgtTGCCCCCAGGCACCACTCCCCCATATGCACACCCTTCAACTTCGCCTACACAG CGATCTTCAACGTGCTGGGCTTGCCGGTGACGCAGTGCCCGCTGGGCCTGAGCAGTGAGGGGCTGCCGCTGGGCATCCAGCTGGTGGCAGCCTCCTACAATGACCACCTGACACTGGCCGTAGCCCGGTACCTGGAGAAGGCCTTTGGAGGATGGGTCATACCTGGGAAAGTTTAG
- the FAAH2 gene encoding fatty-acid amide hydrolase 2 isoform X2 has translation MALSRAERWLVLLLRLLSRACLALLALVAPAPPRAVPPPRRELLLLPARRLAARLRARQVTCVEVVEAYVERIKEVNPLINAVVKDRFEEALQEARQVDKLLSESPGNDYLEEKFPLLGVPITVKEAFSLHGMPNTSGLVNRRNVVATSDATVVSRLKQAGAIPLGVTNCSELCMWYESSNRVYGRTNNPYDLQRIVGGSSGGEGGVLAAACSVIGVGSDIGGSIRMPAFFNGVFGHKPTTGVVPNDGQFPNARGVRTSYLCTGPMCRYAEDLEPVLRVMAGPGVNKLKLNEKVSLEKIKFHCMDHDGGSVFVSPVDKEILQAQKKVVEHLESELGVQVQRVAIHKMKYSFQIWSAMMSSTDSNGQVGTSAEQAASCLALTSELGLLRLWVGINAPDGADGGSVCVCALQEAQLFTDLLGDHGKPVWPLWELMKWLVGMSSHTLPAIALGLTEKLMKLNPGANAKLVSMGKSLQEEMEALLGPDGVLLYPSHPTVAPRHHSPICTPFNFAYTAIFNVLGLPVTQCPLGLSSEGLPLGIQLVAASYNDHLTLAVARYLEKAFGGWVIPGKV, from the exons ATGGCGCTGTCGCGCGCGGAGCGGTGGCTcgtgctgctgctgcggctgctgtcGCGCGCCTGCCTGGCGCTGCTGGCGCTCGTggcccccgcgccgccgcgcgctgtcccgccgccgcgccgcgagCTTCTGCTGCTGCCCGCGCGGCGGCTGGCGGCGCGGCTGCGCGCGAGACAG GTGACGTgcgtggaggtggtggaggcctaTGTGGAGCGGATCAAGGAGGTCAATCCCCTCATCAATGCTGTCGTTAAGGACAG GTTCGAGGAGGCCCTGCAGGAGGCCCGGCAGGTGGACAAGCTGCTGTCGGAGAGCCCTGGCAATGACTACCTGGAGGAGAAGTTCCCCTTGCTAGGGGTGCCCATCACTGTCAAGGAGGCCTTTTCTCTGCATG GGATGCCCAACACGTCTGGCTTGGTCAACCGCCGCAACGTGGTCGCCACCTCAGATGCCACAGTGGTGTCGCGGCTGAAGCAGGCCGGCGCCATCCCGCTGGGCGTCACCAACTGCAGTGAGCTCTGCATGTGGTATGAGTCCAGCAACAGGGTCTACGGCCGGACCAACAACCCCTACGACCTGCAGCGCATCGTGGGCGGCAGCTCAG gcggggagggcggcgtgctggcagctgcctgctccgTCATAGGTGTGGGCTCGGACATCGGCGGCAGCATACGGATGCCGGCCTTCTTCAACGGAGTCTTTGGCCATAAACCCACAACAG GGGTGGTCCCCAACGATGGCCAGTTCCCAAACGCTCGAGGCGTGCGGACCAGCTACCTGTGCACGGGGCCCATGTGCCGCTACGCCGAGGACCTGGAGCCTGTGCTGAGGGTCATGGCTGGTCCTGGAGTCAACAA GCTGAAGCTGAATGAAAAGGTGTcactggagaaaataaaatttcactgcATGGATCATGACGGCGGGTCTGTTTTTGTGTCGCCTGTGGACAAGGAGATCTTGCAGGCCCAAAAGAAG GTGGTGGAGCACCTCGAAAGCGAGCTGGGAGTCCAGGTTCAGCGCGTGGCAATCCACAAGATGAAGTATTCCTTCCAGATCTGGTCAGCCATGATGTCGTCCACGGACAGCAATGGGCAG GTTGGTACGTCAGCCGAGCAGGCAGCGTCCTGCCTTGCTCTCACCTCCGAGCTAGGTCTCCTGAGGTTGTGGGTTGGGATTAATGCCC CTGATGGTGCTGATggagggagtgtgtgtgtgtgtgcgttacAGGAGGCACAGCTCTTCACCGACCTGCTGGGGGATCATGGGAAGCCAGTGTGGCCGCTGTGGGAGCTGATGAAGTGGCTGGTGGGGATGTCTTCCCACACTCTGCCAGCTATAG cactggggctgACAGAGAAGCTGATGAAACTCAACCCTGGTGCGAATGCCAAGCTGGTGAGCATGGGGAAGAGCctgcaggaggagatggaggcCCTGCTGGGGCCGGATGGGGTGCTCCtgtacccctcccaccccaccgtTGCCCCCAGGCACCACTCCCCCATATGCACACCCTTCAACTTCGCCTACACAG CGATCTTCAACGTGCTGGGCTTGCCGGTGACGCAGTGCCCGCTGGGCCTGAGCAGTGAGGGGCTGCCGCTGGGCATCCAGCTGGTGGCAGCCTCCTACAATGACCACCTGACACTGGCCGTAGCCCGGTACCTGGAGAAGGCCTTTGGAGGATGGGTCATACCTGGGAAAGTTTAG
- the LOC141748541 gene encoding uncharacterized protein LOC141748541 translates to MSHCWPEVPPACRVCGWQDSSGTPVPWPRHPEWQRRAGGRWTGRSGMSPVLSLLLSLATCALLQGTPLPPRDVRLEAQNFHVRLSWGTDPGTPGDATYQVEWRRQRNSRWTKADACWGNSTGSSWACELHFDNIHDMYWARVRAVAGGEPSKWVYSNELQLYRDTIVGPPTLSWLLQGDVLSINITTPLTPYRSKNGSYKPVGHVLWKLWYWLSLYEGDVLIQQVPCKQSGGDAPCTFRYLKPSTQYCIRTTAVDMAREQSREAEQCMVTPPSPAGFPWLLLAVMGGVFLLLLCVAGPCCVQLYIFPSPAETRLPKTLAHLNTELSVAIRVPTLQLEEDPFALLLTAVLPSRGPPADEQTVPTVQLLLRESLSQDVNGYCANGFGPCCLEGRDLSCPRSQPGRVMGSWVSLQTEEDGEAHDGDDVLEQPVLGGLARDRYTGDRDYRAPEAWLSLHHQLYSKCQCPALAAGSCLPLPTLDRSVTQEELQDSLGVAGRWVPLTSVKLLASEEEDGGQLVHALQLLHGRGTELQAGDSTLQQGDLELAAPGVPSPCPLPESHPDTLRAAAFSGYELRPPADSEL, encoded by the exons ATGAGCCACTGCTGGCCCGAG GTTCCACCTGCCTGTCGTGTTTGCGGGTGGCAGGACAGCTCTGGCACCCCCGTCCCCTGGCCGCGGCACCCAGAATGGCAGCGTAGAGCTGGGGGCAGATGGACGGGGCGCAGCGGGATGAGCCCTGTCCTGAGCTTGCTGCTGTCCCTGGCCACCTGCGCCCTGCTCCAGG gcacccCGCTGCCTCCCCGGGACGTGAGGCTGGAGGCACAGAACTTCCACGTCCGCCTGAGCTGGGGGACGGACCCCGGCACACCCGGCGATGCCACGTACCAGGTGGAGTGGAGGAGACAACG AAACTCTCGCTGGACCAAGGCAGATGCCTGCTGGGGGAACAGCACCGGCTCCTCCTGGGCGTGTGAGCTGCATTTTGACAACATCCATGATATGTACTGGGCAAGGGTGAGAGCGGTGGCCGGAGGAGAGCCGTCCAAGTGGGTCTATTCCAATGAGCTGCAGCTGTACAGAGACA CAATTGTGGGCCCCCCCACCTTGTCCTGGCTGCTCCAGGGTGACGTCCTCAGCATAAATATCACCACGCCGCTCACTCCCTACCGAAGCAAAAACGGCTCTTACAAGCCGGTGGGACACGTGCTGTGGAAGCTGTGGTACTGGCTGAGCCTGTACGAAGGGGACGTGCTCATCCAGCAA GTGCCCTGCAAGCAGAGCGGGGGCGATGCACCCTGCACCTTCAGGTACCTGAAGCCCAGCACGCAGTACTGCATCCGGACGACAGCCGTGGACATGGCCAGGGAGCAGAGCCGGGAGGCCGAGCAGTGCATGGTGACACCACCGAGCCCCGCAG GCTTTCCCTGGCTGCTCCTTGCCGTTATGGGTGGtgtcttcctgctgctgctgtgcgtGGCCGGACCCTGCTGCGTCCAGCTGTACATCTTCCCCAGCCCCGCAGAGACGCGCCTCCCGAAAACGCTC GCTCACCTGAACACGGAGCTGAGCGTCGCCATCAGGGTGCCCACTCTTCAGCTGGAGGAGGACCCCTTCGCCCTGCTCCTGACAGCTGTGCTCCCCTCCCGTGGGCCACCGGCAGATGAGCAGACGGTGCCCACGGTCCAGCTGCTCCTCAGAGAAAGCCTTTCCCAGGACGTGAATGGCTACTGTGCCAACGGGTTTGGGCCATGCTGCCTCGAGGGAAGGGACCTGTCCTGTCCCCGCAGCCAGCCAGGACGTGTCATGGGCTCCTGGGTCTCATTGCAGacggaggaggatggggaggcacATGACGGGGATGATGTACTGGAGCAGCCGGTGCTGGGGGGACTGGCCAGAGACAGATATACAGGTGACAGGGACTACCGGGCACCCGAGGCATGGCTCTCCCTGCACCACCAGCTTTATTCTAAATGCcagtgcccagccctggcagcaggcagctgccttcctctGCCCACACTGGACAGGAGCGTcacccaggaggagctgcaggacagcCTTGGCGTGGCAGGGCGCTGGGTACCGCTCACGTCTGTGAAGCTGCTGGccagtgaggaggaggatggagggcaGCTCGTCCACGCTCTCCAGCTCCTGCATGGCCGTGGGACTGAGCTGCAGGCAGGCGACAGCACCCTGCAACAGGGCGACCTGGAGCTGGCAGCACCGggcgtccccagcccctgcccgctgcctgaATCCCACCCCGACACCCTGCGGGCAGCTGCCTTCTCCGGCTACGAGCTGCGTCCCCCAGCTGACAGTGAGCTATAG